In a genomic window of Ochrobactrum sp. Marseille-Q0166:
- a CDS encoding amino acid ABC transporter permease, producing the protein MHPALPAPGIRTGAFEWVRRSLFGSVKDSIFTVLALLLIGWLLPPALKWLFIDASWSGSGREACSTIAQGGIQPDGWSGACWAFVNAKMDQFIFGRYPMDERWRPIAVFVLFTALLVPLLISKVGHKALNAALMFVVLPVVSVILLIGGVFGLSYVETSLWGGLLVTLTLSFVGISVSLPLGVLLALGRRSSLPVIRMLSTAFIELVRGIPLLAVLFMASVVLPLFLPQGFTVDKFIRALIGVSLFASAYMAEVVRGGLQAMPKGQYEGADALGLTYWQKMILVVLPQALKLVIPGIVNTFIGLFKDTSLVTIIAMFDLLGIVRLNFSDANWASPVTPVTGLIFAGFVFWIFCFAMSRYSIFMERRLDTGHKR; encoded by the coding sequence ATGCACCCTGCCCTGCCAGCACCGGGAATTCGCACCGGCGCATTTGAATGGGTGCGGCGCTCCCTGTTTGGCAGTGTCAAGGACAGCATTTTCACTGTTCTGGCTCTGCTGCTCATCGGATGGTTGCTTCCGCCAGCATTAAAATGGCTATTCATCGATGCATCATGGTCGGGGAGCGGACGTGAGGCCTGTTCGACAATCGCGCAAGGCGGCATTCAGCCGGATGGCTGGTCAGGCGCATGCTGGGCATTCGTCAATGCCAAAATGGATCAATTCATTTTTGGTCGTTACCCAATGGACGAGCGTTGGCGCCCGATTGCTGTTTTTGTGCTCTTTACGGCGCTGTTAGTCCCTCTGCTAATCTCAAAAGTTGGGCACAAGGCACTGAATGCAGCACTTATGTTTGTGGTGTTGCCAGTCGTGTCGGTTATTTTGCTTATCGGCGGCGTGTTCGGCCTATCCTATGTCGAAACCTCGCTGTGGGGCGGATTGCTGGTTACGCTGACGCTTTCTTTTGTCGGAATTTCTGTATCGCTACCACTGGGCGTCTTGCTCGCATTAGGGCGCAGATCCTCCCTCCCGGTAATCCGCATGCTCTCAACTGCGTTTATCGAACTGGTACGTGGCATTCCTTTGCTGGCCGTACTATTCATGGCAAGTGTGGTTCTGCCTCTGTTTCTTCCGCAGGGTTTCACGGTTGATAAATTTATCCGTGCACTGATCGGCGTTTCACTGTTCGCATCAGCCTATATGGCAGAAGTTGTGCGCGGTGGCCTGCAGGCTATGCCAAAAGGCCAATATGAAGGAGCAGACGCTCTCGGTTTGACCTATTGGCAGAAAATGATACTGGTCGTCCTCCCACAAGCATTGAAGCTGGTGATACCCGGCATCGTGAACACCTTCATTGGCCTGTTCAAAGACACGTCTCTCGTCACAATTATTGCCATGTTCGACTTGCTCGGGATTGTTCGCCTAAACTTCTCAGATGCAAACTGGGCTTCGCCTGTTACCCCGGTAACTGGGCTGATCTTTGCGGGCTTCGTGTTCTGGATTTTCTGTTTCGCCATGTCGCGATACTCTATATTCATGGAACGACGGCTCGACACAGGTCATAAACGATAA
- a CDS encoding amino acid ABC transporter ATP-binding protein yields MSAQSALPQSELGVEIDRSKLEVSKTEVAIEIKNMHKWYGEFHVLRDINLKVMRGERIVVAGPSGSGKSTMIRCINRLEEHQKGQIIVDGIELTNDLKKIDEVRREVGMVFQHFNLFPHLTILENCTLAPIWVRKMPKKQAEEIAMHYLKRVKIPEQANKYPGQLSGGQQQRVAIARALCMSPKVMLFDEPTSALDPEMVKEVLDTMVSLADEGMTMICVTHEMGFARQVANRVIFMDQGQIVEQNSPAEFFDNPQHERTKLFLSQILH; encoded by the coding sequence ATGAGTGCACAAAGCGCCCTCCCGCAATCAGAGCTTGGTGTCGAAATCGACCGGTCAAAACTCGAAGTCTCGAAGACCGAAGTGGCCATCGAGATCAAGAACATGCACAAGTGGTATGGTGAGTTCCATGTTCTGCGCGACATCAATTTGAAAGTCATGCGCGGCGAACGCATCGTCGTTGCCGGACCATCGGGTTCCGGCAAATCCACCATGATCCGCTGTATCAACCGTCTGGAAGAACACCAGAAGGGCCAGATCATCGTTGATGGCATCGAACTCACCAATGATCTCAAGAAGATCGATGAAGTGCGTCGCGAAGTCGGCATGGTGTTTCAGCACTTCAACCTGTTTCCGCATCTGACCATTCTGGAAAACTGTACGTTGGCGCCAATCTGGGTGCGCAAGATGCCCAAGAAGCAGGCGGAAGAAATCGCCATGCATTATTTGAAGCGTGTGAAGATTCCAGAGCAGGCCAACAAATATCCGGGCCAGCTTTCGGGTGGGCAGCAGCAGCGTGTGGCGATTGCCCGTGCGCTTTGCATGAGCCCGAAAGTGATGCTGTTTGATGAGCCGACATCGGCGCTCGACCCGGAAATGGTCAAGGAAGTGCTCGATACGATGGTCAGCCTTGCGGATGAAGGCATGACGATGATCTGCGTAACGCATGAAATGGGCTTTGCACGTCAGGTTGCAAACCGCGTGATCTTCATGGATCAGGGGCAGATTGTTGAGCAGAACTCACCAGCCGAGTTCTTCGACAATCCGCAGCATGAGCGCACCAAGCTGTTCCTGAGCCAGATCCTTCATTAA
- a CDS encoding GntR family transcriptional regulator translates to MMPPGQPRAGGKEVIKQRELAYISIIDKLLAREFLPGQFLSQRQLVESTGVPLGPIREIIPRLESEGLLTALPQRGIQIAHVDLNLIREAFQFRLVMEKEAVQLFTRNASDAAIKSLRDEHEEMLALAQSKTLSPAEEEMAQQIDWKMHNTFIDAMGNNIISTAYRVNSVKTRLINQERYTIEGRVAPVMLEHLRIIEAIETRDPDKATEALSDHINNSKALALNV, encoded by the coding sequence ATGATGCCGCCAGGCCAACCTCGCGCAGGTGGAAAAGAAGTTATTAAGCAGCGCGAGCTTGCCTATATCAGTATCATCGACAAACTGTTGGCTCGGGAGTTTTTGCCTGGACAATTTTTGTCGCAACGACAGCTTGTGGAAAGCACCGGTGTGCCTCTTGGTCCCATCCGGGAAATCATTCCGCGCCTTGAATCCGAGGGTTTGTTGACAGCGTTGCCACAGCGCGGGATCCAAATTGCACATGTGGACCTTAATCTTATCCGCGAAGCTTTTCAGTTCCGACTTGTGATGGAAAAAGAGGCCGTGCAACTCTTTACACGCAATGCATCCGACGCTGCTATCAAGTCGCTGCGTGACGAACATGAAGAAATGCTTGCGCTTGCTCAGTCAAAAACCCTGAGCCCGGCCGAAGAGGAGATGGCGCAGCAGATTGACTGGAAGATGCACAATACGTTCATCGACGCTATGGGAAACAACATTATCTCTACCGCTTATCGCGTTAATTCAGTCAAGACCCGCCTGATCAATCAGGAACGCTATACCATTGAAGGGCGCGTGGCACCCGTGATGCTCGAACACCTACGCATCATAGAAGCTATAGAAACCCGCGACCCAGATAAGGCAACAGAGGCTTTGTCCGATCATATAAACAATTCAAAAGCTCTAGCATTGAATGTTTAG
- a CDS encoding amino acid ABC transporter permease yields MAENVITTDVGPDKKIRSINDPKFRGQLFQIAILICLLAGGYWIVANTITNLQRANIASGFGFLEGRAGFDISQALIPFSSDSTYGRALLVGFLNTLLVAATGIVAATILGFMIGIGRLSNNWLIAKLCTVYVEIFRNIPPLLIVFFWYVGVISILPQIRQSIELPFSVFINNRGISFPKPEFGGSGTLVFAALLIVIIASIALGYFSRKRQAATGKRLPVFWMSIALLIVLPTLTMLVSGGSLSFELPELGRFRLQGGVTIGPEFLSLFLSLSFYTAAYIAEIVRSGIVGVSAGQTEAAHALGLSPSLTTRLVVIPQAMRIIIPPLTSQYLNLMKDSSLAIAVGYADIVSIGGTIMNQTGQAIEVITIWAIVFVSLSLAASGFMNWFNTKVALKER; encoded by the coding sequence ATGGCTGAAAACGTCATCACCACAGACGTTGGTCCAGACAAAAAAATACGTTCTATAAACGATCCGAAGTTTCGGGGACAACTCTTCCAAATAGCAATTCTGATTTGCCTTCTGGCAGGCGGGTACTGGATCGTCGCGAACACAATCACAAATTTGCAGCGCGCAAATATCGCATCGGGTTTCGGCTTTCTGGAGGGCCGGGCGGGTTTTGATATTTCGCAGGCACTCATCCCCTTTTCGAGCGACTCAACCTATGGGCGCGCTCTTCTGGTGGGTTTTCTCAACACCTTGCTTGTCGCCGCAACCGGCATTGTTGCAGCGACCATACTCGGCTTCATGATCGGCATTGGCCGCTTGTCAAACAATTGGCTTATCGCGAAACTCTGCACGGTCTATGTCGAGATTTTCCGAAATATTCCACCTCTTTTGATCGTCTTTTTCTGGTATGTCGGCGTCATCTCGATCTTGCCCCAAATTCGGCAATCGATTGAGCTCCCTTTCTCTGTGTTCATCAACAATCGCGGAATCTCATTTCCGAAGCCGGAATTCGGTGGCTCCGGCACATTGGTTTTCGCCGCACTGCTGATCGTTATTATAGCAAGCATCGCGCTTGGATATTTCTCGCGAAAGAGGCAGGCTGCGACAGGGAAGCGCTTGCCCGTTTTCTGGATGTCAATTGCACTGCTGATTGTCTTGCCAACCCTGACAATGCTCGTGAGTGGCGGTTCGCTTTCTTTCGAACTGCCTGAACTGGGGCGCTTTCGCCTTCAAGGCGGCGTGACGATTGGGCCAGAATTTCTATCTCTATTCCTGTCACTGTCTTTTTATACCGCAGCATACATCGCAGAAATTGTCAGATCAGGCATTGTCGGCGTCAGCGCAGGTCAAACAGAAGCAGCCCACGCGTTGGGTCTTTCCCCATCGCTCACCACCCGTCTCGTTGTTATTCCACAGGCCATGCGGATCATCATTCCTCCGCTTACAAGTCAATATCTCAACCTGATGAAAGATTCCTCACTCGCCATCGCCGTAGGCTATGCCGATATCGTTTCTATCGGCGGTACAATCATGAACCAAACCGGACAGGCAATTGAAGTCATCACAATCTGGGCGATCGTGTTTGTATCCCTGAGCCTTGCAGCTTCCGGATTCATGAACTGGTTCAACACAAAAGTGGCGCTTAAGGAGCGGTAA